Genomic window (Chloroflexota bacterium):
CAGGCAGACATTGACAGTTTGTCGTCTTGCTTTATTGGGCACATAGTCAAGGTCACAGTCAGGGTCAGGCGTTTCATAATGGATTGTGGGCGGAATAATTCCCTCCCTGACCGTCATTACGGCGGCTACCGCCTCTGCCGCGCCGGCAGCGCAGGCGAGATGCCCTATCATCGATTTGTTGGAGCTGACCGGTATCTTATAAGCTCTATCACCGAAGACCATCTTGATTGCCCTGGTCTCGGCGGCGTCATTCAGTCTGGTACTGGTGCCGTGAGCATTGATGTGGTCGACCTCTTCCGGTGTGACACCGGCATCCTGCAGTACCATCCGCATGGCGATGGCCTGGGTCTCCGCATCAGGCGCGGTCTCATTGTAAGCGTCAAAAGACCAGCCGGCGCCAGCCAGTTCGGCCAGAATGGGAGCGCTGCGTTCCTGGGCGTGTTCCAGCGTCTCCAGTACCATTATTCCGGCACCCTCGCCAAAGACAAAGCCATCACGGTTGAGGTCAAAGGGGCGGCTGGCTTTGCCGGGGTCTTTCTCCCGGGACAGGGCTCCTACCCGGGCGGTGCTGGCAATGGCTATCGGGTTGACATTGGCCTCCGCGCCGCCGGCGATAAGAACGTTGGCGTGGCCCAGACGCAGGTGGTTCAAGGCAATGCCCAGCGCATCGCTGCCGCTGGCGCAGGCACTGTTCAGGCTGGTATTGGGCCCTTTGGCGCCAATCTCCAGTCCGACCTGAGCTGTGACCATGCTCGGCGCCGTTTTGGTAATACCCAGGGGGTCAATCCGCATCGGCCCCTTTTTCCTGAGGACTTCGCCCTCGTCGGCTATTATCGACATCATGCCGCTGGTGGCGATAATCACGCCGACCTTTTCCGGCTTCTCACGCGACATATCCAGCCGGGCCGATTCGATGGCCATGTTCGACGCCGCGATGGCGAACTGGATGCAGCGGGATGTCCGGTCGACGCGCTTGAGGGGCATATATTTTTCGGGGTCAAAGTTCTTGACCTCGGCCGCCACACTGACCGGGTAAGCGCTGGCATCAAACAGGGTAATCGGGCCAAATCCCGACCGGCCGTTGACCAGTCCCTGCCAGTACTCCTCCACAGTTAGACCCAATGGCGTAATGGCACCCAGCCCGGTGATGACGATTGTCGGTAAGGTTAACGTTCTCCCCATCATTTTTCCTCGGTTTTTGGATTAATCGGCGTTAGTGAGACGCCGCCGTCGATGACAATAATCTGCCCCCGTATCATATCCGCCCCTTCACTGCAGAGAAAGGCGACCACGTTGGCGATGTCTTCGGGCTGCACCATCCTGCCTGCGGGCGTGGTCTGCCACGCCGGTTGGGGCAGGTTCGGGTCGGCGGTGTACAGTTTCAAAGCCTCTGACTCTACGGCACCGGGGGCAACGCCGTTGACGCAGATTCCCCTGGGAGCCAGCTCCACAGCCAGATAGCGGGTCAGCGCCTCCAGAGCGGCCTTCGATACGCCAACCGCCGCATAGATGGGCAGCACGAGGCGTGAGCCGAGGCTGGAAATGCTCACCATCTTGCCGCCGCTTTTCATCAGCCTGGCGGCCCTCTGGGCACATAATAAAAAGGCACGCGCGTTGATATCCATGGTCCAGTCCCAGCCGCGGTCGTCCAGGTCAAGGGCCGACCGGGCCACACCAGAGGCGGCATTGTTGACCAGTATATCCAGTTTTCCAAACTGCGACTCTATCTCATCGAACATGCTCTCTATCTGCTCCGGCTCGCCGACATTGGCCTTGATGATGTGGGCTTTGACGCCTTTATCGCGCGCTTCCTGTGCGGTACTCTCGGCGGTGCTTTTCTTGCGGAAGAAATTGATGATGACGTCGGCACCTTCCGAGGCCAGTTTCAGCGTAATAACCCGCCCGATGCCCCGGGAACCGCCGGTAATCAACGCTACTTTACCTTTAAGAGGTTTCTCACTGCCCATGGCTATGCCTATTTCCCTTTTTCGCCCACCTTGCGCTCGACATAGGCGATGAAGTCTCCCATGTTCTTGATCTCTTGCAGCTCTTCGTCCTGGATCTCGATATCGTAGGTATCTTCCAGTGCCACCAGTATCTGCACGATATCGAGGGAGTCGGCGTCCAGCTCCTCAAATGTGGCCTCAGGTGAGAAAGCGGCGTCCGGCTTGCGCGTGACCCTGGTTACTATCTTTTTCAGCGTTTCTTCGACTGACATGTAAGACTCCTTTACCTCATTCAGTTTAAGAACTGGAAGATTGCTCGAAACCAACCTCTTTTAATCTTTGACGTGCCGCGGACAGCTCTGCCTTCAGTGTGCCGACCAGGTCCTGCTCCACGGCAAGCTTTGCCTGCTCGATGGTTTTGGCGATTTCCTCATGGCGACTGCGACCGTGGGAGACACAGGCCACGCCGTTGACCGCCCAGAGCGGCCCGCCACCACGGACGTCGGCGGCATTGGTGGCCCGCAGCAGGCCTTCGGTTATTTCTTTAACCTCTTTTTCCGCTAATTTGCCCTGTATGTTTTTCTCAAGCCAGCCGGCGATTATCTTGCCCAGGGATTCACAGAATTTGACCACAATATTCCCCACGAAGCCGTCGCAGATGATAACGTTGGCCTTTCCCGAAGGTATGTCATAGCCTTCAACATTGCCGATGAAGTTCAGCCCGCATTTCTGGAAGAGGGGGTAGCTTTCCTTGACCACTTCATTGCCTTTGCCTTCTTCCGTGCCAACGCTGAGCAGCGCCACGGTCGGGTTGGGGATATTCATCATTTTCTGGGCATAAACCGTGCCCATGATGGCGAAGTCAAGCAACTGGTATGGCTGGCAGTCCACATTGGTGCCCAGGTCCAGCATGAGGGTATCGGGCGCAAACCCGAGGAACGGGCCGCCCGCCACCGGCCGGGACATCTCTGCGATAGTGCCCAGGATATACAGGGCGGCGGCGACCACCCCGCCGGTAGGCCCGGCACTGACCACGGCATCGGCCTTGCCATCCCGAACCAGCTTGGTCGCCACGGCAACCGAGGCATCCCTCTTCTGTCGCAGTGCATAAGCAGGGGGTTCGCCTTCAACCAGGTACTCGCCGGCATGAACGATTTCTATCTCGGCACCGGACAGGTCGTGTTTGGCCAGCTCCTGATTCATCAGGTCAGAGGGGCCGACGAGGGCAATCTGCACGCCGTATTCCCTGGCGGCGATAACGGCACCTTTGACTATCTCTTCGGGGGCGTAATCGCCGCCCATGCCGTCAACCGCGATTCTCATTGTCTCCCACCTTTACCCTGGCATCGCCGGTAATCACCGGCTCATCATTTTGATTGCTACAGAGTACGTCGCAGTCAATCATTTGATAGCCTTCAGCTTTTTCTATCCGGCGTACCGTGCCACTGATGGTAATGACATCGCCGGGGCGAGCCGGCGCGCGAAACCGTACGTTGAGCCTGCCGCCGGAGAGCCAGTCGTGCCCGAAGGCATTGGTCATCATCTGAGAACTGTAGGCGAGAATGAGCATACCGTGGGCAACTGTCCCGCCCAGAGGCGTCTTGCGGGCGTAGTCAGCATCAATGTGAATGGGATTGAAATCGCCGCTCGCCTTTGCGTACCGGTCGATATTGTCCTGAACGATATTCTTTTTAATTGTCGGGAGGCTCGCGCCTTCTTTTAGTTCAACCGACGTTGACATAGCACTTCCTCATTTTCGCGCCATATCGCTACTGCACAGGTAATACAAAACTTGTTTTACCGGCCAGTACCGGTTTCTGCTCCTGGTTAACAACACTGATGTCGACGGTCATCAAATGCAGCTTGCCACGCTCCTGTACTCTGCTGACCTTAGCCTGGCTGGTCAAGGTATCCCGCGTATTAACAGCAGCAATGAATTCAAATTCCTGCGAAACATGTATCGTTCCGGGCGGCATTGAGATGGTATTAATCAGCGCCTTCAACGCCAGGGCCGCCAATGCCATCGGCGGGACAAGTCCAGTATTTCGATATATAACGTTGTCTTCCTCGACTGCCTTCAGGTAATCGGCCACTGTTGCCGTATCTACCTGAAATGCAGCGGAAGGGAACTCCTGACCAGCTTTCAAATCCTGATATTCTATTTTCTCGTGCTCTGCCATACCGTTTTAAATAAGATTTTCGGTGTTCTATATACCTTGAGTGTCGAGGTATTAGTTATTGATATTAATCACAATGGCCTTATTTGTCAAGATGCTCTGGAGCAGAAAAATACCCTGTTGACAACGATATTTCTCAGATTTTACAGATTCTACTACGGGGCGCAGCAGCTTTACCGTTAATGGAATTCTCAAATCGGGGCGGTAAACTGGGCACACGGACTTACAAAAGGATGGTCCTCCAGGTTCCAGCTTCTTTGTTGTATATAGCTGGGCGCAAGACGATTTAAAGGGAAATCCTGGGGGACATCGAATATCGGGCGGAGTTTTCCTTTGTGGCGAGTGCAGGTGAACCTATGAGCGGCAAATCAGTTGCTATCTGGTCATTTTGTTCTTGTTGTAGCACGCACTGCAATATACCGGTCTACCTTCGCGTGGTTCAAATGGCACCTCAGTTTCCTGACCACACTCGGCGCATACCGCAGGGAACATCCGGCGTGCTGGTCGGTCGTTGTAGCTGTCGCCTTGATAACGCTGTGTTCTCCTTGCTTCGCGGCATTTGGGACATCGTTTGGGCTCGTTAGTGTAGCCTTTGGTCTGGAAGAACTCTTGCTCCTCGGCGCTGAAGGTAAAGCTAGACCCGC
Coding sequences:
- the plsX gene encoding phosphate acyltransferase PlsX; the encoded protein is MRIAVDGMGGDYAPEEIVKGAVIAAREYGVQIALVGPSDLMNQELAKHDLSGAEIEIVHAGEYLVEGEPPAYALRQKRDASVAVATKLVRDGKADAVVSAGPTGGVVAAALYILGTIAEMSRPVAGGPFLGFAPDTLMLDLGTNVDCQPYQLLDFAIMGTVYAQKMMNIPNPTVALLSVGTEEGKGNEVVKESYPLFQKCGLNFIGNVEGYDIPSGKANVIICDGFVGNIVVKFCESLGKIIAGWLEKNIQGKLAEKEVKEITEGLLRATNAADVRGGGPLWAVNGVACVSHGRSRHEEIAKTIEQAKLAVEQDLVGTLKAELSAARQRLKEVGFEQSSSS
- the fabF gene encoding beta-ketoacyl-ACP synthase II: MGRTLTLPTIVITGLGAITPLGLTVEEYWQGLVNGRSGFGPITLFDASAYPVSVAAEVKNFDPEKYMPLKRVDRTSRCIQFAIAASNMAIESARLDMSREKPEKVGVIIATSGMMSIIADEGEVLRKKGPMRIDPLGITKTAPSMVTAQVGLEIGAKGPNTSLNSACASGSDALGIALNHLRLGHANVLIAGGAEANVNPIAIASTARVGALSREKDPGKASRPFDLNRDGFVFGEGAGIMVLETLEHAQERSAPILAELAGAGWSFDAYNETAPDAETQAIAMRMVLQDAGVTPEEVDHINAHGTSTRLNDAAETRAIKMVFGDRAYKIPVSSNKSMIGHLACAAGAAEAVAAVMTVREGIIPPTIHYETPDPDCDLDYVPNKARRQTVNVCLSNSFGMGGQNCSVIIKRFP
- a CDS encoding zinc-ribbon domain containing protein, coding for MGFEDKTMECSDCGSSFTFSAEEQEFFQTKGYTNEPKRCPKCREARRTQRYQGDSYNDRPARRMFPAVCAECGQETEVPFEPREGRPVYCSACYNKNKMTR
- the fabL gene encoding enoyl-[acyl-carrier-protein] reductase FabL, producing MGSEKPLKGKVALITGGSRGIGRVITLKLASEGADVIINFFRKKSTAESTAQEARDKGVKAHIIKANVGEPEQIESMFDEIESQFGKLDILVNNAASGVARSALDLDDRGWDWTMDINARAFLLCAQRAARLMKSGGKMVSISSLGSRLVLPIYAAVGVSKAALEALTRYLAVELAPRGICVNGVAPGAVESEALKLYTADPNLPQPAWQTTPAGRMVQPEDIANVVAFLCSEGADMIRGQIIVIDGGVSLTPINPKTEEK
- a CDS encoding MaoC family dehydratase N-terminal domain-containing protein; translation: MAEHEKIEYQDLKAGQEFPSAAFQVDTATVADYLKAVEEDNVIYRNTGLVPPMALAALALKALINTISMPPGTIHVSQEFEFIAAVNTRDTLTSQAKVSRVQERGKLHLMTVDISVVNQEQKPVLAGKTSFVLPVQ
- a CDS encoding MaoC family dehydratase, translated to MSTSVELKEGASLPTIKKNIVQDNIDRYAKASGDFNPIHIDADYARKTPLGGTVAHGMLILAYSSQMMTNAFGHDWLSGGRLNVRFRAPARPGDVITISGTVRRIEKAEGYQMIDCDVLCSNQNDEPVITGDARVKVGDNENRG
- a CDS encoding acyl carrier protein, producing MSVEETLKKIVTRVTRKPDAAFSPEATFEELDADSLDIVQILVALEDTYDIEIQDEELQEIKNMGDFIAYVERKVGEKGK